The proteins below come from a single Rosa rugosa chromosome 2, drRosRugo1.1, whole genome shotgun sequence genomic window:
- the LOC133727832 gene encoding uncharacterized protein At1g24485-like encodes MASSSVVVLLFPLLALALLSALAADNFLSIDCGSSDSYTDKNSINWVGDDAFVQNGKSQVVQIPNGVSQEMSTLRVFTTRKKNCYSIDAEKGAQFLVRGSFYYGNYDKKSAPPSFDVLLDGNFFDRIQTTAEDVIYFEAIYVATSGSIQLCLAQSKPNQFPFISAIEIRGLDPTMYSHFESSYMMVNTRRVAFGATKSIRYPDDGYDRYWDPSGDVTGILKVTSDAPGIDGIVEDQPPKLAMQTAITTSKTSQPLGIIGNGLPSAEVPIYITMFFSEVNLLDSSTDVRSFQIFIDDKTPSDPIIPIYGGVTEMYIANRTGSSKTSISLVATTDSTLPPLINAMEVYYLLGPLTEGTNSKDVEGLAALQGKFSILQEWTGDPCLPSPYTWDWVNCTTDDTPRVTALYLNGYGLSGQLPDFSSMDALVTIDMHNNSLSGAIPSFLGTLPNLKELNLRDNKLSGPVPSTISKNTKLKLEDSGNPNLCASGESCKTIASNDSPSSSGSSGTKKKSSKLPLILGIAIPAFAAFWVIVVVCVCVVTSNKRRKAAVGAIGTGQIGVANMPNSAQQGVQMNGQMAGKFGEAVMNQYEVNVEEQATPDYQQQVTPEHVQDQDDRRLHY; translated from the exons ATGGCTAGTAGCTCCGTAGTAGTCTTACTCTTCCCACTTTTAGCTCTAGCTCTATTATCTGCATTGGCAGCCGATAATT TTCTGAGCATAGATTGCGGGTCATCTGATTCCTACACCGATAAAAATTCGATCAACTGGGTTGGAGATGACGCCTTTGTTCAGAACGGCAAGTCTCAAGTGGTGCAGATCCCCAATGGAGTCTCTCAAGAAATGAGCACTTTGAGAGTGTTTACAACCAGGAAGAAAAACTGTTACTCCATTGATGCAGAAAAGGGAGCTCAGTTTCTTGTGCGTGGAAGTTTCTACTACGGAAACTATGACAAAAAATCAGCTCCTCCTTCCTTTGATGTTCTTTTGGACGGGAATTTTTTTGACAGAATTCAGACTACAGCTGAGGATGTTATTTATTTTGAAGCTATATATGTCGCAACAAGCGGCTCTATACAGCTATGTCTTGCTCAATCTAAGCCTAACCAGTTTCCATTTATATCCGCGATTGAGATCCGGGGCCTGGATCCAACAATGTACTCTCATTTTGAGTCGAGCTATATGATGGTAAATACAAGGAGGGTTGCTTTTGGTGCAACTAAATCTATAAG GTATCCAGATGATGGTTATGATCGTTATTGGGATCCATCAGGGGATGTCACCGGCATACTGAAGGTCACAAGTGATGCACCAGGAATTGATGGCATTGTGGAAGATCAGCCTCCAAAACTAGCTATGCAAACTGCAATAACCACCTCAAAAACATCACAACCATTGGGTATAATTGGCAATGGTCTTCCAAGTGCTGAAGTCCCCATTTACATCACCATGTTCTTCTCTGAAGTGAATCTACTTGATTCGTCGACTGATGTCAGATCCTTTCAGATTTTCATTGATGACAAGACTCCTTCAGATCCCATCATTCCCATCTATGGAGGTGTGACAGAAATGTACATTGCAAACAGGACCGGCTCTTCGAAGACCTCAATTTCTCTGGTGGCCACCACTGATTCGACGCTGCCTCCTCTGATCAATGCCATGGAAGTTTACTATCTTCTAGGGCCACTAACAGAGGGAACAAATAGCAAAGATG TTGAAGGGTTGGCTGCATTGCAAGGAAAGTTCAGTATTCTACAGGAATGGACTGGAGACCCTTGCCTCCCATCTCCATATACATGGGACTGGGTCAATTGTACTACTGATGACACACCGCGAGTAACAGCACT GTATTTGAATGGCTATGGTCTATCTGGGCAACTTCCAGACTTCAGTTCCATGGATGCTCTTGTCACAAT AGACATGCACAACAACAGCCTGAGTGGAGCAATTCCTAGTTTTCTTGGCACCTTGCCCAATCTAAAAGAACT GAACTTAAGAGACAATAAACTGAGTGGACCAGTACCCTCCACAATATCAAAGAATACCAAGCTGAAGTTAGA GGATTCTGGCAATCCTAATCTATGTGCCTCTGGCGAGTCCTGTAAGACAATTGCTAGCAATGATAGCCCCTCTTCATCAGGCAGCAGTGGCACTAAGAAGAAAAGCAGCAAACTACCATTAATTCTTGGAATAGCAATTCCAGCTTTTGCGGCGTTCTGGGTTATTGTGGTAGTGTGTGTTTGTGTAGTAACTTCAAATAAGAGAAGAAAAGCAGCCGTCGGAGCAATCGGCACAG GACAAATTGGTGTGGCCAACATGCCTAATAGCGCTCAACAAGGGGTGCAAATGAACGGGCAAATGGCGGGTAAATTCGGAGAAGCTGTGATGAACCAGTACGAGGTCAACGTTGAGGAGCAGGCAACCCCAGACTATCAGCAACAAGTAACCCCAGAACATGTACAAGATCAAGACGATAGGCGATTGCATTATTGA
- the LOC133730447 gene encoding uncharacterized protein LOC133730447 — MRQQNRSNECNHRDKQIRSNEQDRGVIVNQMFFADQNSDTNSTTAIVMATKSGKTKMRRVLQDDDAESQNAGELAKRIPDEQDFTVVSHMDTDCETISIKRRQVQLQSCQYLLIHGASCLINFMVHHV; from the exons ATGAGGCAACAGAATCGTTCCAATGAGTGTAATCATCGTGATAAGCAAATTAGAAGTAATGAACAAGATCGCGGTGTGATTGTAAATCAGATGTTCTTTGCTGATCAAAACTCAGATACTAATAGTACAACTGCTATCg TAATGGCAACGAAGAgtggaaaaacaaaaatgaggAGAGTTTTACAAGATGATGATGCAGAGAGTCAGAATGCTGGGGAACTAGCAAAGAGAATACCTGATGAACAAGATTTTACTGTTGTTTCTCATATGGACACTGATTGTGAAACTATATCAATAAAGCGAAGACAGG TTCAATTGCAGAGTTGTCAATACCTTTTGATTCATGGTGCATCATGTTTGATTAATTTCATGGTGCATCATGTTTGA